One window from the genome of Argopecten irradians isolate NY unplaced genomic scaffold, Ai_NY scaffold_0074, whole genome shotgun sequence encodes:
- the LOC138311634 gene encoding uncharacterized protein isoform X1 codes for MDAVSGFNVSCKKSDGIIGWVSNENQLDNLIETHRLETGAAFVSWHDNKTRKAEVSKTPRLLWHHPNLPINGPAFSLGRHVIKLCQYGKGRKRNTSNQSTLDYDEAEIGAVTAEFPDGKILMCAFHREQAWERWSRSEDNVPSEDREEFLRHLRAVADAPSEETLQEAIQSLEEKSFYRGSLRRYVESKWLSVKESWCRACIAPGFHLPVTTNNGVETLNKSLKHFYLKLSSSASLSNLVQIIFKDFLPDLYQTYLMLNFRSTSNFKPYQGIPSYLHDRPHHIVQHMLKRLSKGEEDFQSSDISLNTVGLYTVKSDSRKYTVSLGSESAYPDCSCDDFRRNFLPCKHMFAVFTFTNSDFLDLPLLYRSNPLLTLDTSSVKTHSGLCALTRQPVTEEAISSTKEDSIDTVKVQRNVLSKLKHIQTLVYLCKDNNTLQNANDLLEEVATALKENVPHDANLPLGPSAKLRKLPTRRKYFRRHGKYQRRVGAKAQKMRAAAVLEIGNMARKKPMKAKIHSKTRTPPSLDGPVLTDNPPSLDGPVLTDNPPSLDVPVLADNPPSLDGPVLADNPPSLDGPVLADNPPSPDGPVLADNLPSSLDGPVLADNPPSPDGPVLADNLPSSLDGPVLADNPPSLHGPVLADNPPSLDGPISPHKPEYFTELHVVVQQ; via the exons GCATGATAATAAAACTAGAAAGGCTGAGGTCTCGAAAACTCCGCGTCTATTATGGCACCACCCTAATCTGCCGATAAATGGACCAGCATTTAGTCTGGGCAGACATGTGATCAAGCTGTGCCAGTATGGGAAAGGGCGTAAGAGGAACACCAGCAATCAATCAACA ctGGATTATGATGAGGCAGAAATTGGTGCAGTGACTGCAGAATTTCCTGATGGGAAAATATTGATGTGTGCCTTCCACAGAGAGCAAGCTTGGGAGAGGTGGTCTAGAAGTG AGGATAATGTTCCAAGTGAAGACAGGGAGGAATTCCTTCGCCATCTGAGAGCAGTTGCTGATGCCCCTTCAGAGGAAACTCTACAGGAGGCCATTCAAAGTCTGGAAGAGAAGTCTTTCTACCGGGGATCTCTAAGGAGATATGTTGAGAGCAAATGGCTTTCTGTAAAGGAG agTTGGTGTCGTGCCTGTATCGCTCCTGGATTCCATTTACCTGTGACAACCAACAATGGTGTGGAAACCCTAAACAAGTCATTGAAGCATTTCTATTTGAAGTTGTCCAGTTCTGCTTCGCTCAGCAACCTTGTGCAGATAATTTTCAAGGATTTCCTGCCAGACCTGTATCAAACATATTTGATGTTGAACTTTAG ATCAACCTCCAACTTCAAACCCTACCAGGGCATCCCTTCTTATCTACATGATCGCCCTCATCATATTGTACAGCACATGCTGAAGAGGCTCAGTAAGGGAGAGGAAGATTTCCAGAGCAGTGATATCAGCCTGAATACCGTGGGTCTCTACACTGTTAAAAGTGACTCCAGGAAATACACTGTGTCTTTGGGCAGTGAGTCTGCATACCCGGACTGTAGTTGTGATGATTTTAGGAGGAATTTtctgccatgtaagcacatgtTTGCTGTGTTCACATTTACCAACTCAGACTTTTTGGATCTTCCTTTATTGTATAGAAGTAACCCACTGCTCACTTTAGACACTTCCTCAGTAAAAACACATTCTGGGTTATGTGCATTGACCAGACAACCGGTGACGGAGGAAGCAATCTCTTCAACAAAGGAAGACAGCATTGATACCGTGAAAGTCCAGAGAAATGTCCTCAGTAAACTTAAACACATCCAGACtttggtgtacctttgtaaggACAATAATACTTTACAAAATGCAAATGACCTCTTGGAGGAAGTGGCAACTGCATTGAAAGAAAATGTACCTCATGATGCCAACTTACCATTAGGTCCATCAGCAAAGTTACGGAAATTACCAacaagaagaaaatatttcagacGGCATGGGAAGTATCAGCGCAGAGTAGGTGCCAAAGCCCAAAAGATGCGAGCTGCAGCAGTGTTAG AAATTGGTAACATGGCAAGAAAGAAACCAATGAAGGCCAAGATCCATTCAAAAACCA GAACTCCTCCTTCGCTGGATGGCCCGGTCTTGACAGATAATCCTCCCTCACTGGATGGCCCGGTCTTGACAGATAATCCTCCCTCACTGGATGTCCCGGTCTTGGCAGATAATCCTCCCTCACTGGATGGCCCGGTCTTGGCAGATAATCCTCCCTCACTGGATGGCCCGGTCTTGGCAGATAATCCTCCCTCACCGGATGGCCCGGTCTTGGCAGATAATCTTCCCTCATCACTGGATGGCCCGGTCTTGGCAGATAATCCTCCCTCACCGGATGGCCCAGTCTTGGCAGATAATCTTCCCTCATCACTGGATGGCCCGGTCTTGGCAGATAATCCTCCATCGTTACATGGCCCAGTCTTGGCAGATAATCCTCCCTCACTGGATGGCCCCATTTCGCCACATAAACCAG
- the LOC138311634 gene encoding uncharacterized protein isoform X2: MLDYDEAEIGAVTAEFPDGKILMCAFHREQAWERWSRSEDNVPSEDREEFLRHLRAVADAPSEETLQEAIQSLEEKSFYRGSLRRYVESKWLSVKESWCRACIAPGFHLPVTTNNGVETLNKSLKHFYLKLSSSASLSNLVQIIFKDFLPDLYQTYLMLNFRSTSNFKPYQGIPSYLHDRPHHIVQHMLKRLSKGEEDFQSSDISLNTVGLYTVKSDSRKYTVSLGSESAYPDCSCDDFRRNFLPCKHMFAVFTFTNSDFLDLPLLYRSNPLLTLDTSSVKTHSGLCALTRQPVTEEAISSTKEDSIDTVKVQRNVLSKLKHIQTLVYLCKDNNTLQNANDLLEEVATALKENVPHDANLPLGPSAKLRKLPTRRKYFRRHGKYQRRVGAKAQKMRAAAVLEIGNMARKKPMKAKIHSKTRTPPSLDGPVLTDNPPSLDGPVLTDNPPSLDVPVLADNPPSLDGPVLADNPPSLDGPVLADNPPSPDGPVLADNLPSSLDGPVLADNPPSPDGPVLADNLPSSLDGPVLADNPPSLHGPVLADNPPSLDGPISPHKPEYFTELHVVVQQ, from the exons ctGGATTATGATGAGGCAGAAATTGGTGCAGTGACTGCAGAATTTCCTGATGGGAAAATATTGATGTGTGCCTTCCACAGAGAGCAAGCTTGGGAGAGGTGGTCTAGAAGTG AGGATAATGTTCCAAGTGAAGACAGGGAGGAATTCCTTCGCCATCTGAGAGCAGTTGCTGATGCCCCTTCAGAGGAAACTCTACAGGAGGCCATTCAAAGTCTGGAAGAGAAGTCTTTCTACCGGGGATCTCTAAGGAGATATGTTGAGAGCAAATGGCTTTCTGTAAAGGAG agTTGGTGTCGTGCCTGTATCGCTCCTGGATTCCATTTACCTGTGACAACCAACAATGGTGTGGAAACCCTAAACAAGTCATTGAAGCATTTCTATTTGAAGTTGTCCAGTTCTGCTTCGCTCAGCAACCTTGTGCAGATAATTTTCAAGGATTTCCTGCCAGACCTGTATCAAACATATTTGATGTTGAACTTTAG ATCAACCTCCAACTTCAAACCCTACCAGGGCATCCCTTCTTATCTACATGATCGCCCTCATCATATTGTACAGCACATGCTGAAGAGGCTCAGTAAGGGAGAGGAAGATTTCCAGAGCAGTGATATCAGCCTGAATACCGTGGGTCTCTACACTGTTAAAAGTGACTCCAGGAAATACACTGTGTCTTTGGGCAGTGAGTCTGCATACCCGGACTGTAGTTGTGATGATTTTAGGAGGAATTTtctgccatgtaagcacatgtTTGCTGTGTTCACATTTACCAACTCAGACTTTTTGGATCTTCCTTTATTGTATAGAAGTAACCCACTGCTCACTTTAGACACTTCCTCAGTAAAAACACATTCTGGGTTATGTGCATTGACCAGACAACCGGTGACGGAGGAAGCAATCTCTTCAACAAAGGAAGACAGCATTGATACCGTGAAAGTCCAGAGAAATGTCCTCAGTAAACTTAAACACATCCAGACtttggtgtacctttgtaaggACAATAATACTTTACAAAATGCAAATGACCTCTTGGAGGAAGTGGCAACTGCATTGAAAGAAAATGTACCTCATGATGCCAACTTACCATTAGGTCCATCAGCAAAGTTACGGAAATTACCAacaagaagaaaatatttcagacGGCATGGGAAGTATCAGCGCAGAGTAGGTGCCAAAGCCCAAAAGATGCGAGCTGCAGCAGTGTTAG AAATTGGTAACATGGCAAGAAAGAAACCAATGAAGGCCAAGATCCATTCAAAAACCA GAACTCCTCCTTCGCTGGATGGCCCGGTCTTGACAGATAATCCTCCCTCACTGGATGGCCCGGTCTTGACAGATAATCCTCCCTCACTGGATGTCCCGGTCTTGGCAGATAATCCTCCCTCACTGGATGGCCCGGTCTTGGCAGATAATCCTCCCTCACTGGATGGCCCGGTCTTGGCAGATAATCCTCCCTCACCGGATGGCCCGGTCTTGGCAGATAATCTTCCCTCATCACTGGATGGCCCGGTCTTGGCAGATAATCCTCCCTCACCGGATGGCCCAGTCTTGGCAGATAATCTTCCCTCATCACTGGATGGCCCGGTCTTGGCAGATAATCCTCCATCGTTACATGGCCCAGTCTTGGCAGATAATCCTCCCTCACTGGATGGCCCCATTTCGCCACATAAACCAG